AGCACCTGCAAAGAGGACAGGGAAAACGGCAAGGGCTGCGGCTCCTGCTTTTTCGTCTTTTGGTAGGCCGAGATTACGCCTTCGCGCGGCTCCTGCTGAAATTCCGCGAGTTTTGCTTCGGCGATAGACTTATCAATCAGGCGGTTTTCGCTGTCCAGCCCCGCCATGGTATCCCTGGGCTTCCACTGTGCGGCAAAGCGGCCGTTCTCGTGGGAGAACTCCGCCTTAATCGTATAGTAATCGACGGGCTTGAAGTTCTCTATCTCCCGCTCCCGGCGCACGACGAGCGACAGGGTCGGCGTTTTTACCCGGCCAATGGGCAGCACCAACTTATCATGGCCCGCCCGCCGTGCCGCCAGCGTATAAGCCCGCGAAAGGTTCATGCCGATAAGCCAGTCCGCCCGCGCCCGCGCCAGTGCCGACTGCTTGAGATTGAAGAACTCACTGTTTTCCCGTAGGTTGGCATTGGCTTTCTTGATACTCGCCTCATCCAAGGCATTCAGCAAAATACGTTTGACCGGCTTTTTATTGCCCAGATAGTCGAGCACCTCATCCACCAGCAGCTGTCCTTCGCGGTCAGGGTCCCCGCCATGGACGATTTCATCACAGCGCTCAATAAGCCCCTTGACGATGGCAAACTGCTTTTCGCAGGATTTATCGACAAAGAGTTTCCACTGCTGCGGGATAATCGGCAAATCCTCCGCCCGCCATCTTTTATACTTCGGGTCGTATTCGTCAGGCTCCGCCTGCCGCAGGATATGGCCAAAGAGCCAGGTCACGACCCCTTCCCCGGTTTCCAGATAGCCGTCACCACGGCGCACAGGCCCCTTTAAGCATTTGGCGATTTCCCGCCCCATGCTGGGCTTTTCCGCAATATATAAACGCAATTTTTCTTACACCTCAAAAAATCAATCGATAAATTCCATAGATAACCAGCCCGAGCCAGCAGATGACGAACAGGGTCGCCGTAAACAAAATGGCCGGCATATAGCGCAGCATTTTCCCCGCCTGCGCTTCTGCCTGATAGCGCACATGCGATGGCAGCAGATTCGTAAGTCCCATGACCGCCGCCGGCACAATCACCGCATCATCAATGACTCCTGCCAAAGGAATGGCATCGGGAATCAAATCAATCGGGCTGACCAAGTATAAAATCGCCGCGATTAACAGCCCTTTCACATTCTTCGGGGTATCCCGATGTTTCAGAGCCACCAGCATCACCAGCAAATCATAGCGAAACAGTTTCAAAAATGTCAGGATTCTACGCATAATTTATAACACCTCACAACAGGAGCGCATTTATCTTTTTGTCGAGAATGTCCAGATTATTGGTGGAAATACTCAGCACCTCCGCCCCCTTGGACACTTCACTCTTGGCCTTCTGAGTGCAGGCATGGGAGACGGCATTGGTATTAATCACGAGGATATCCGTCCCTGCCAGTTTTTCCCGGTCAAAGTTCTTATTGCTGCCAATTATCTTAAAGCCGGGATGGCGGGCCACGACCTTGGCCTGCCAGGCTTCAGTGCCGCCGATAACCGCAATCTTCCACGGCAAACCGGCAAAGCAATCGACATCTTCCTCTGCCTGCGCTTCTTCCCCTTCGGGAACGTCCTCTGCCACAGGCTTTTCCACCAGCGGCTCATGCTTGCGCAAACGCTCTCTTACTTCCGTCAATTTTTCCTGCAGGTGGATATTTTCCACCAATATATCTTCGTATTTTTCCTTATAGCTGTCCCGCTCCGTCTGGAGCACTGCCAGCTGATTTTCCAAATCCGCACAAATCGTTTCCAGCTCCGCCAGCCGCTTCAACGCACTTTTCGGAGGCTTCGTCTGGGCCATCGCATTCACCTCATCTTCATCTGCTATTGTACTATGAATTCTTGGTGAGTCAAGCCTGCACGATGCAGAGCGCGGGAAAAATACGTTCATTAGTGCGTGCTGTAATATTTTTGTTACAGCTCAGTGGGGGCGGAGGTGGTAAGCAACAAGTACATCGATGTTCTTGTAACGGGAGTAACGGATTCGATGCAATAACCCAGGCCGTACCTTTGGGCGAATGGGGGAGTGCTTTTTCTGTAGGAGCGACTGTCTGAGCGCAGCGAAGACCGGCCCGCCGTAGGAAGTTACTAAGTTAATGCGCTGAAAGGAGCGCCGCCGGCCTGCCCGGCGCAGGTAACGAAACAGCTATAACCTTGCAGGGCGGGTCGTTTAGCGGAGACAGAAAAAGTACTCCCCCATTCGCCCCTGACAGCGTACAAACGGGATATATTTTGCACAAATCCGCTTATAATTTCTTATAACACGACGCATATATTAATTGACAATAGTATACCTCCCTGTTATAATTAGTTACAAATTTACAGTTAATAATCATTCTCTCTACCAACAGGAGGAAAGCGATGAGTAAAAAATATTTCCCTTTGTCCACTGACAAATTACATGAAGTCATCCAGAAATTCCCCACACCCTTCCATATATATGAAGAAAAAGCCATCCGCGAAAACATCCGTGCCCTGAAAGATGCGTTCAGCTGGGCACCGGCTTTCCATGAACAGTTTGCCGTCAAAGCCCTGCCCAATCCCCGCATTGTGCAGATTCTCCACGAAGAAGGCGCTGGCACCGACTGCAGCAGCCTCGCTGAACTCTTAATTTCCGAAGCCGCCGGCCTCAAGGGCGAGGAAATCCTGCTGACCTCCAACGATACACCCGCTGACGAATTCCAAAAGGCCGTGGAACTGGGCGCCATCATCAACTTGGACGACATCACCCATCTGGACTATCTCGAAAAACACGCTGGCCTGCCGCAGGTGCTCTGCTTCCGCTACAATCCCGGGGACGAAGTCGAAGGCAACGACATCATCGGCCAGCCCACGGAAGCAAAATACGGCCTGACCCATGACCAGATGCTCGAAGGCTACCGCCGCGCAAAAGAAAAAGGCGTCAAGCGGTTTGGCCTGCACACCATGGTCGCTTCCAACGAGCGCCGCACGGAAGCCTTCCTGCTCACAGCCCGGCTGATGTTCGATTTGGCGGTGGAACTCAAGGAAAAACTGGATATCTCCGTGGAATTCGTAAACCTTGGCGGCGGTTTCGGCATTCCCTACCGCCCCGAGGAAGAACCGCTGAACCTCAAGGAAATCGGCGAAGGCATCCATCAGCTGTACAACAAGATGATGGTGCCCCACGGCCTTGATAAGGTCGCTATTATGACGGAAAGCGGCCGCGCCATGACCGGCCCTGCCGGCTGGCTGGTTTCCACGGTCCTGCATGAAAAGCATACCTACAAGGACTATATCGGTCTGGATTCCTGCATGGCTAACCTCATGCGTCCGGCTCTCTACGGTGCTTACCATCATATCACCGTAGCCGGCAAGGAGGACGCCCCCTGCGACCATGTTTATGATGTGACAGGTTCCCTCTGCGAGAACAACGACAAGTTCGCCATTGACCGCAAACTGCCGGAAATCAATGTCGGTGATATCGTGATTATCCACGACACCGGCGCGCATGGCAGCGCCATGGGCTTTAACTACAACGGCAAGCTCTGGTGCGCAGAGCTGCTGCTCCGTGAGGACGGTTCCATTGAACTCATCCGCCGCGCCCAGACCATTGATGATTATTTCGCCACATTAAAATACCCGGGCTCACTGCTGTAAGTCCGGGCAAGAAAATCACATATTGACCACTACACAATTCCGGCCATTATTCTTGGCCTGATACAAGGCACCATCGGCGCGCTTGAACAGCGTGGCGGCGGTGTCTTTTTCGTTCTGCCAAAGGGTGATGCCAATGCTACAAGTTATCCTATGGCCTGCAAAAACCATACCTTCCACCTGCTGGCGAATCTTCTCGGCCAAAACCTTTATTTCCGTCAAATCGGCGCTGTTTACCAGCACGAGGAATTCCTCGCCGCCCCAGCGGACGCAGGGGTCGTCTTTGTCCAGCTGCTGCCGCACCACGGTGGCAAAGCCCCGCAAAACTGCGTCTCCGGTATCATGGCCATAATTGTCATTGATTTTCTTGAAGAAGTCAATATCAAGCATCAGCATGCCAAAGGGGATGTCTTTTTTCCGGGCCTTGGCGATAGCCGCCGCCAGTAAATCCTTCAGCTTGTTGCGGTTATAACAGCCCGTAAGCGCATCGGTTTCGGATTTTCGCTGTATGACGGCCACTTCCTGTTCCAGCCCGGCCGTCTGCTGCAACAGGGATTCCTCGTGGCGCACCTGCTCCCGCAGGATGCAGATGACGAAGTACAAAAAGGCATAGGCCCCCAACGGCGTCAGATACATACGCCATGGCAACAGATGATAGTGACCTGCTATCCCGTCAAACAGCCCGAGCAGGGTAAAGGCCACCGTGGGAAACAGTACCGCCTTGCAGAGGGCATCCCCCTCCCTAGCTGCCTGTATGCACCAATAGATAGCAAAGCCTTCCCCAAAAGGCAGCAGCAGATAGAAGAAGGGCATCAAGCCGTTCATGCTGTGCAGGCCTAAAGCCTCACCTGTCATAGCCGTCACAAAGAGCAGCACATTAGCTCCCAGCACGTATTTCATGCGGGCATAGCTTTTCCCCTTTAAGAGTTCCAACAGCACGAGATTGGAGGTGATGGGCAGCAGATAGGCAAAAATGCTCAGCATGTACCACCAAAAACGCGGCCAGTCCCCAAAGAGACTTTTCACGTTGGAAGCACTGACACACCAGAACACAAACACCGTCATAAAGAGGGTGATATACGCGTAGAGCCGTTTCCATCCCTGCGGATTGAAGTAGTAATAGAGGAACATGATAAAGATGATGGCCAGACCGACGGGAATCGCGATGACCAGCGGAATATCCGAAAAAAAGAGCTGGCTCATCTGAACCTGTTCTGTATCTACCGAAAACATACTAAACCAGCCCAAGTCTTTGGCAGCATGGGCATAGAGCTCAATCACCAATAGCTGCTGGCCGGAAAACTCCGGCAGATGAACCATATAGGGCTGTGAGCCTTCATCAAAACGCTGTGGCTGAAAACTGCCTGCCGAAAAGAAATACTCATCCCCCAGCCACATGCGCACCGCCTGTTTGGCTGTCAAAAAGAGCAGTATTTTCTTTTGCGGCTCTGTATCGTTCACCTTCACTGCCAAGAGCAGGCGGTCGGTGCCCTGCTTGAAGAGAGGCCGGCGTTCCAAATCAAAGAGGGGCCAGCTTTCCACATTCTGCCGGGCAAAATTCGGGGCGGCCGTGAAGGGGGCCCCCGTAAATTCATAGTAATGCCATGGGCCTTCGAGTTCAGCGGCTTGCGCACTGCCGCCTGCCAGCAGTCCCAGTCCCAAAACCAGGCAGAGCAAAATTCTATATATGCTTTTTCCCATCTCACTCTGCCTCCTTTCCCTTTTCTCCGCTTTTATTCTACCGCCACCTGATTGCGGCCGTTGCACTTAGCTTTATAGAGAGCATCATCCATGCGGCGGAAGATGCCCACCTGACTGTCGGTATCCGCATGCCACTGCGCCACGCCAGCGCTTACCGTAAGCTGCCGGTGACGGAAGAAGGGATGCACTTCCACCTGATGGCGGATTGTATCAGCCAGCACACAGGCCTGTTTCACATCATATTTAGGACAGTAGATAACGAACTCCTCCCCGCCCCAACGGAAGAATTCCTGTTTTTCCGTCATCTGACTACGCACGAGCTCCGCAAACTGCCCCAGCACCCTGTCTCCAGCTTCATGTCCATAAGTGTCGTTAACGTCTTTGAAGTAATCAATATCCAGCATAATCAGCGAAAACTTTTTGCCCGCCGTAATCTTTTGACGAATGAAATCTTCAAAAGCGCCCCGGTTGCGGCAGCCTGTCAGCTCGTCCATTTCCGCCCGCGCCATGGTGGCAGCAATTTCAGCCGTCAGTTCT
The Selenomonas ruminantium AC2024 DNA segment above includes these coding regions:
- a CDS encoding YkvA family protein gives rise to the protein MRRILTFLKLFRYDLLVMLVALKHRDTPKNVKGLLIAAILYLVSPIDLIPDAIPLAGVIDDAVIVPAAVMGLTNLLPSHVRYQAEAQAGKMLRYMPAILFTATLFVICWLGLVIYGIYRLIF
- a CDS encoding sensor domain-containing diguanylate cyclase, encoding MGKSIYRILLCLVLGLGLLAGGSAQAAELEGPWHYYEFTGAPFTAAPNFARQNVESWPLFDLERRPLFKQGTDRLLLAVKVNDTEPQKKILLFLTAKQAVRMWLGDEYFFSAGSFQPQRFDEGSQPYMVHLPEFSGQQLLVIELYAHAAKDLGWFSMFSVDTEQVQMSQLFFSDIPLVIAIPVGLAIIFIMFLYYYFNPQGWKRLYAYITLFMTVFVFWCVSASNVKSLFGDWPRFWWYMLSIFAYLLPITSNLVLLELLKGKSYARMKYVLGANVLLFVTAMTGEALGLHSMNGLMPFFYLLLPFGEGFAIYWCIQAAREGDALCKAVLFPTVAFTLLGLFDGIAGHYHLLPWRMYLTPLGAYAFLYFVICILREQVRHEESLLQQTAGLEQEVAVIQRKSETDALTGCYNRNKLKDLLAAAIAKARKKDIPFGMLMLDIDFFKKINDNYGHDTGDAVLRGFATVVRQQLDKDDPCVRWGGEEFLVLVNSADLTEIKVLAEKIRQQVEGMVFAGHRITCSIGITLWQNEKDTAATLFKRADGALYQAKNNGRNCVVVNM
- a CDS encoding diaminopimelate decarboxylase family protein, with the translated sequence MSKKYFPLSTDKLHEVIQKFPTPFHIYEEKAIRENIRALKDAFSWAPAFHEQFAVKALPNPRIVQILHEEGAGTDCSSLAELLISEAAGLKGEEILLTSNDTPADEFQKAVELGAIINLDDITHLDYLEKHAGLPQVLCFRYNPGDEVEGNDIIGQPTEAKYGLTHDQMLEGYRRAKEKGVKRFGLHTMVASNERRTEAFLLTARLMFDLAVELKEKLDISVEFVNLGGGFGIPYRPEEEPLNLKEIGEGIHQLYNKMMVPHGLDKVAIMTESGRAMTGPAGWLVSTVLHEKHTYKDYIGLDSCMANLMRPALYGAYHHITVAGKEDAPCDHVYDVTGSLCENNDKFAIDRKLPEINVGDIVIIHDTGAHGSAMGFNYNGKLWCAELLLREDGSIELIRRAQTIDDYFATLKYPGSLL